The Phyllopteryx taeniolatus isolate TA_2022b chromosome 9, UOR_Ptae_1.2, whole genome shotgun sequence genome contains a region encoding:
- the LOC133483837 gene encoding calmodulin-binding transcription activator 1-like isoform X4 translates to MAAENKPEGLKKIRNPERMVRIAVGYTGHTPPKSDETDANSEPGQLKIYLPKKLLECLPKCSSLPKERHRWNTNEEIAAYLITFEKHDEWLTTSPKTRPQNGSMILYNRKKVKYRKDGYCWKKRKDGKTTREDHMKLKVQGVECLYGCYVHSSIIPTFHRRCYWLLQNPDIVLVHYLNVPAVDDSGKPCGPVLCSINTDRKEWAKWSKEELIGQLKPMCAGSSLHQKCSGVKQRIISSKQESGAAAGGGATAGGGATAGQRSEEADGTEVQNSDVSEGQTEPSPGGRRSRAGGGDRRNGRMTKPSLLPQSSMEVSSSTSTNQVEVPDTTQSSPLSITSDMADSPALAISAGLSQSTAVFMSEVTTLTGDSVYSAGHTHLLPSTHESAATGILLAVAPENQRFASFPGGVGLGEGGELVLSSSLDSGGGVNLPETAMTFDPDCFLNNPKQGQTYGGGGGKTEGRNGNDGGIHCSSNGFVYSPSLVNNIKKEATPMEQPLAPQSSYVGEGAGLSPSTTLEQMDFSAVMSSPCVPSLTQSAHHPSPNLFLQTSTHTNQPSQQQTNGTTEAPQESDEARAYISLPADTPLTNGDHHTHLHPTSQDQTLCGRNGKGASVVSFPLTSQDANVGQPGSGVRQEVSGKVVENGGELMLKSGAAHEAYASVDTEHYLQPTDGHGVGDEGGAGCGTAGGGENEILCNGVSLPGAGGSVVASPQSIGAGASIERALYNSSLPPQGGSVSATAAGAGAAISLEGFEASFGSQFSDLINDFISVEGSAGGVGAAVNGVLMPQEGAVGEEQGTGEGHLQGSEVEQGALGMLQETGRLFGVTDYSPEWSYPEGGVKVLITGPWLESSAEYSCLFDHISVPAALIQPGVLRCYCPAHDTGLVMLQVAMGGEVISSSVVFEYKARDLPALPSSQHDWLSLDDTQFRMSILERLEQMEQRMADITNQNPCSETMATKSEGAEGGGTEQQSQTSPDHSSFEGRVVVVCEKMMSQPCWASSNQLVHSKNSRGMTLLHLAAAQGYAGLIQTLIRWRTKHADSIDLELEVDPLNVDHFSCTPLMWACALGHTDAALVLYQWDPRALAIPDSLGRLPLNIARSRGHTRLAELLEQLQQSPQAPSQPADIWMDRWRGGSELSRINNSHSSNPNSELRRARTESQPNNQTWNQTGHRTSQTTQGEQGGPPPAKRLKPTQQQLANSISSNLNSLPNHHRPTTHASPISSPQQTQHPNLSNRSAPPASYSPDCPQLSSSSFPHLQARIGASGGGTRWSLRQTLGQRSLARRILGKERLAVHLRHRVLSDRGEETELLTYQDNTEDLQMDISMLADHIMETSTARLKQEDMETEIDSGRVGLSADVKLLSGYLAEVERFLNAKPQTPGPKPNSHSGPEAMKVERLKMDSSFLAMTEAEQRELCETIRNALHSLRKHKYALYKRMTLAAILIQSRFRSFHEKRKFQQSRRAAVLIQQYYRSYRHSLSNLLTKKQNQAARKILRFLLRCRHRVREQKKDRGPESPPPGPTHSPLSL, encoded by the exons GCCTCAAAATGGCTCCATGATCCTCTACAACCGCAAGAAGGTGAAGTACAGGAAAGATGGATACTGCTGGAAGAAAAGGAAAGACGGGAAGACCACCCGAGAGGATCACATGAAGCTCAAAGTCCAGGGTGTGGAG TGTCTGTATGGCTGCTACGTCCACTCCTCCATCATCCCCACCTTCCACCGTAGATGCTATTGGCTGCTGCAG AACCCAGACATCGTGCTGGTGCACTATCTGAATGTTCCAGCAGTGGACGATAGCGGGAAGCCGTGTGGTCCTGTTCTCTGTTCTATCAACACAGACAGGAAGGAGTGGGCCAAGTGGAGCAAGGAGGAGCTCATCGGACAACTCAAACCTATGT GTGCTGGAAGCAGCCTACATCAGAAATGTTCAGGTGTCAAGCAGCGCATCATTTCATCCAAGCAGGAGTCAGGGGCAGCGGCAGGGGGTGGCGCTACAGCGGGTGGCGGCGCTACAGCAGGCCAGAGATCTGAGGAAGCAGATGGCACAGAGGTCCAGAACAGTGATGTGTCAGAGGGCCAGACAGAGCCCAGTCCTGGGGGGCGACGGAGCAGGGCAGGCGGAGGAGACAGGCGGAATGGCCGAATGACAAAGCCCTCCCTCCTCCCGCAGAGCAGCATGGAAGTGTCCTCGTCTACCTCCACCAACCAGGTGGAAGTCCCTGATACCACCCAGAGTTCCCCACTCTCAATCACCAGTGATATGGCTGACAGCCCTGCGCTCGCCATTAGTGCTGGCCTGTCACAGAGCACTGCTGTGTTCATGTCTGAAGTCACCACGCTGACTGGAGATTCGGTTTACTCAGCTGGCCACACCCACCTGCTGCCGTCCACTCATGAGAGCGCCGCCACTGGGATCCTGTTGGCTGTTGCCCCCGAGAACCAGAGGTTTGCATCATTTCCTGGTGGGGTCGGCTTAGGAGAGGGAGGAGAGTTGGTTCTTTCCAGCTCGCTAGACTCCGGCGGTGGGgtcaaccttccagagactgcCATGACGTTTGACCCTGACTGCTTCCTTAATAACCCCAAGCAGGGTCAGACCTACGGAGGAGGTGGAGGGAAGACTGAGGGGCGTAACGGTAATGATGGGGGGATCCACTGTTCATCTAACGGCTTTGTCTACAGCCCATCCCTTGTCAATAACATCAAGAAGGAAGCTACACCTATGGAGCAGCCACTGGCCCCTCAGAGCAGTTATGTAGGAGAGGGGGCAGGCCTCAGCCCCAGTACCACTCTGGAGCAGATGGACTTCAGTGCTGTCATGTCATCACCGTGCGTCCCGAGTCTAACTCAGTCCGCGCACCACCCTTCGCCAAACCTCTTCCTCCAgacctccacacacacaaaccagccCTCCCAGCAGCAGACCAACGGCACCACTGAGGCACCACAGGAATCAGATGAAGCTAGGGCTTACATTAGCCTGCCGGCAGACACCCCGCTCACCAACGGAGACCACCATACACACCTGCACCCAACCAGCCAAGACCAGACCCTGTGTGGCAGGAATGGAAAAGGAGCATCAGTGGTCTCTTTCCCCCTGACGAGCCAGGACGCTAATGTTGGCCAGCCCGGCAGTGGGGTTCGTCAGGAGGTCAGTGGCAAAGTTGTTGAGAATGGAGGCGAGTTAATGCTCAAGTCTGGAGCTGCTCACGAGGCTTACGCCAGTGTGGACACTGAACACTACCTTCAACCTACAGATGGCCACGGAGTGGGGGATGAAGGGGGAGCGGGCTGTGGAACCGCAGGAGGAGGGGAAAACGAAATTCTTTGTAATGGCGTAAGCTTGCCAGGGGCCGGCGGCTCAGTGGTGGCCAGTCCTCAGTCAATAGGCGCTGGTGCAAGCATTGAAAGGGCACTCTACAATTCCTCTCTACCTCCACAAGGTGGAAGTGTATCCGCCACAGCGGCTGGAGCAGGAGCAGCCATCAGCCTGGAAGGCTTTGAGGCTtcatttggaagtcagttctcTGATCTCATCAATGATTTCATCTCAGTTGAAGGGTCTGCAGGTGGGGTAGGGGCTGCTGTCAACGGGGTCCTGATGCCTCAGGAGGGGGCAGTGGGAGAGGAGCAGGGCACGGGGGAAGGCCACCTGCAGGGTTCTGAAGTGGAGCAGGGAGCTCTGGGAATGCTCCAAGAGACCGGGAGGCTGTTTGGTGTGACAGACTACTCCCCAGAGTGGTCTTATCCTGAG GGTGGTGTGAAGGTGCTTATCACAGGCCCGTGGTTGGAGTCAAGCGCTGAGTACAGCTGCCTGTTTGACCACATCAGCGTccctgctgccctcatacagcCTGGTGTGCTACGCTGCTACTGTCCAG CCCACGACACGGGACTCGTCATGCTGCAGGTAGCTATGGGTGGCGAGGTCATCTCTTCTTCAGTGGTCTTTGAATACAAGGCGCGCGACCTTCCTGCCCTCCCATCCTCTCAGCATGACTGGCTGTCTTTGGACG ATACCCAGTTCAGGATGTCCATCTTGGAGCGCCTGGAGCAGATGGAACAGAGGATGGCCGATATAACCAATCAAAACCCCTGCTCAGAAACTATGGCAACCAAGAGTGAAGGTGCAGAGGGAGGGGGAACCGAACAGCAGTCTCAA ACCTCTCCCGACCACAGTTCATTTGAGGGTCGGGTTGTGGTTGTGTGTGAGAAGATGATGTCACAGCCGTGTTGGGCTTCCTCCAATCAGCTCGTCCACAGCAAGAACTCAAGAGGAATGACCTTATTGCATCTGGCTGCAGCTCAGGGCTACGCTGGGCTCATTCAGACTCTCATCCGCTGGCG CACCAAGCATGCAGACAGTATTGACCTCGAGCTGGAGGTGGATCCTCTAAATGTCGACCACTTCTCCTGCACACCACTG ATGTGGGCATGTGCTCTGGGTCATACTGATGCAGCACTGGTGCTTTACCAGTGGGACCCAAGAGCTTTGGCCATTCCCGATTCTCTGGGACGCTTGCCACTCAACATCGCCAGATCCCGGGGCCACACACGACTGGCCGAACTCTTGGAGCAGCTACAACAAAGTCCTCAAGCTCCAAGTCAGCCTGCTGACATATGGATGGACCGGTGGAGAGGAGGCTCTGAGCTCAGCAGAATAAACAACAGTCACTCCTCAAACCCAAATTCAG AACTGAGGAGAGCCAGGACTGAGAGCCAGCCCAACAACCAGACCTGGAACCAAACAGGACACAGAACTTCACAGACAACCCAGGGAGAGCAAGGGGGTCCACCCCCAGCTAAGAGACTCAAACCCACTCAGCAACAGCTCGCTAACTCAATCTCCAGCAACCTCAACTCCCTCCCGAACCACCACAGACCTACCACTCACGCTTCCCCTATATCAAGTCCTCAACAAACCCAACATCCCAACCTCAGCAATCGGAGTGCACCCCCTGCCAGCTACAGTCCGGACTGTCCTCAGCTCTCCAGCTCCTCCTTCCCCCACCTGCAGGCCAGGATAGGGGCATCTGGAGGGGGCACCAGGTGGAGCCTGAGACAGACTCTGGGGCAGCGTAGCCTCGCAAGGAGGATTCTAGGGAAGGAGCGACTGGCTGTTCACCTGCGCCACAGAGTCCTGTCTGACAGGGGGGAGGAGACAGAACTGCTGACCTATCAGGATAACACAGAGGACTTGCAG ATGGACATTTCAATGCTTGCTGATCACATCATGGAGACATCCACTGCTCGACTTAAACAGGAGGACATGGAGACTGAAATAGACTCCGGAAGGGTGGGCCTCAGCGCTGATGTCAAACTATTGTCTGGTTATCTTGCTGAGGTTGAAAG GTTCCTTAATGCCAAGCCCCAGACTCCCGGCCCAAAACCGAACTCTCACTCAGGGCCTGAGG CTATGAAAGTGGAACGGTTGAAAATGGACTCCTCCTTTCTTGCCATGACAGAAGCAGAGCAGAGAGAGCTGTGTGAGACCATCAGGAATGCTCTGCACTCCCTTAGAAAACACAAG TATGCACTTTATAAGAGGATGACCCTGGCAGCCATCCTGATCCAGAGTCGTTTCCGGAGTTTTCATGAGAAGAGGAAGTTCCAACAGAGTCGCAGAGCAGCGGTCCTCATACAGCAATACTATCGCTCCTATAGACACTCCCTCAG CAACCTTCTAACTAAAAAACAGAACCAGGCTGCACGCAAGATCCTGAGGTTCCTGCTTCGATGCCGCCACAG GGTCAGAGAGCAGAAAAAGGACAGGGGTCCTGAGAGCCCTCCACCAGGCCCCACCCACAGCCCACTAAGCCTGTGA
- the LOC133483837 gene encoding calmodulin-binding transcription activator 1-like isoform X2, translating to MAAENKPEGLKKIRNPERMVRIAVGYTGHTPPKSDETDANSEPGQLKIYLPKKLLECLPKCSSLPKERHRWNTNEEIAAYLITFEKHDEWLTTSPKTRPQNGSMILYNRKKVKYRKDGYCWKKRKDGKTTREDHMKLKVQGVECLYGCYVHSSIIPTFHRRCYWLLQNPDIVLVHYLNVPAVDDSGKPCGPVLCSINTDRKEWAKWSKEELIGQLKPMCAGSSLHQKCSGVKQRIISSKQESGAAAGGGATAGGGATAGQRSEEADGTEVQNSDVSEGQTEPSPGGRRSRAGGGDRRNGRMTKPSLLPQSSMEVSSSTSTNQVEVPDTTQSSPLSITSDMADSPALAISAGLSQSTAVFMSEVTTLTGDSVYSAGHTHLLPSTHESAATGILLAVAPENQRFASFPGGVGLGEGGELVLSSSLDSGGGVNLPETAMTFDPDCFLNNPKQGQTYGGGGGKTEGRNGNDGGIHCSSNGFVYSPSLVNNIKKEATPMEQPLAPQSSYVGEGAGLSPSTTLEQMDFSAVMSSPCVPSLTQSAHHPSPNLFLQTSTHTNQPSQQQTNGTTEAPQESDEARAYISLPADTPLTNGDHHTHLHPTSQDQTLCGRNGKGASVVSFPLTSQDANVGQPGSGVRQEVSGKVVENGGELMLKSGAAHEAYASVDTEHYLQPTDGHGVGDEGGAGCGTAGGGENEILCNGVSLPGAGGSVVASPQSIGAGASIERALYNSSLPPQGGSVSATAAGAGAAISLEGFEASFGSQFSDLINDFISVEGSAGGVGAAVNGVLMPQEGAVGEEQGTGEGHLQGSEVEQGALGMLQETGRLFGVTDYSPEWSYPEGGVKVLITGPWLESSAEYSCLFDHISVPAALIQPGVLRCYCPAHDTGLVMLQVAMGGEVISSSVVFEYKARDLPALPSSQHDWLSLDDTQFRMSILERLEQMEQRMADITNQNPCSETMATKSEGAEGGGTEQQSQTSPDHSSFEGRVVVVCEKMMSQPCWASSNQLVHSKNSRGMTLLHLAAAQGYAGLIQTLIRWRTKHADSIDLELEVDPLNVDHFSCTPLMWACALGHTDAALVLYQWDPRALAIPDSLGRLPLNIARSRGHTRLAELLEQLQQSPQAPSQPADIWMDRWRGGSELSRINNSHSSNPNSELRRARTESQPNNQTWNQTGHRTSQTTQGEQGGPPPAKRLKPTQQQLANSISSNLNSLPNHHRPTTHASPISSPQQTQHPNLSNRSAPPASYSPDCPQLSSSSFPHLQARIGASGGGTRWSLRQTLGQRSLARRILGKERLAVHLRHRVLSDRGEETELLTYQDNTEDLQMDISMLADHIMETSTARLKQEDMETEIDSGRVGLSADVKLLSGYLAEVERFLNAKPQTPGPKPNSHSGPEAMKVERLKMDSSFLAMTEAEQRELCETIRNALHSLRKHKGPIQEQRKEIAAVIQRCYKRYKQYALYKRMTLAAILIQSRFRSFHEKRKFQQSRRAAVLIQQYYRSYRHSLSNLLTKKQNQAARKILRFLLRCRHRVREQKKDRGPESPPPGPTHSPLSL from the exons GCCTCAAAATGGCTCCATGATCCTCTACAACCGCAAGAAGGTGAAGTACAGGAAAGATGGATACTGCTGGAAGAAAAGGAAAGACGGGAAGACCACCCGAGAGGATCACATGAAGCTCAAAGTCCAGGGTGTGGAG TGTCTGTATGGCTGCTACGTCCACTCCTCCATCATCCCCACCTTCCACCGTAGATGCTATTGGCTGCTGCAG AACCCAGACATCGTGCTGGTGCACTATCTGAATGTTCCAGCAGTGGACGATAGCGGGAAGCCGTGTGGTCCTGTTCTCTGTTCTATCAACACAGACAGGAAGGAGTGGGCCAAGTGGAGCAAGGAGGAGCTCATCGGACAACTCAAACCTATGT GTGCTGGAAGCAGCCTACATCAGAAATGTTCAGGTGTCAAGCAGCGCATCATTTCATCCAAGCAGGAGTCAGGGGCAGCGGCAGGGGGTGGCGCTACAGCGGGTGGCGGCGCTACAGCAGGCCAGAGATCTGAGGAAGCAGATGGCACAGAGGTCCAGAACAGTGATGTGTCAGAGGGCCAGACAGAGCCCAGTCCTGGGGGGCGACGGAGCAGGGCAGGCGGAGGAGACAGGCGGAATGGCCGAATGACAAAGCCCTCCCTCCTCCCGCAGAGCAGCATGGAAGTGTCCTCGTCTACCTCCACCAACCAGGTGGAAGTCCCTGATACCACCCAGAGTTCCCCACTCTCAATCACCAGTGATATGGCTGACAGCCCTGCGCTCGCCATTAGTGCTGGCCTGTCACAGAGCACTGCTGTGTTCATGTCTGAAGTCACCACGCTGACTGGAGATTCGGTTTACTCAGCTGGCCACACCCACCTGCTGCCGTCCACTCATGAGAGCGCCGCCACTGGGATCCTGTTGGCTGTTGCCCCCGAGAACCAGAGGTTTGCATCATTTCCTGGTGGGGTCGGCTTAGGAGAGGGAGGAGAGTTGGTTCTTTCCAGCTCGCTAGACTCCGGCGGTGGGgtcaaccttccagagactgcCATGACGTTTGACCCTGACTGCTTCCTTAATAACCCCAAGCAGGGTCAGACCTACGGAGGAGGTGGAGGGAAGACTGAGGGGCGTAACGGTAATGATGGGGGGATCCACTGTTCATCTAACGGCTTTGTCTACAGCCCATCCCTTGTCAATAACATCAAGAAGGAAGCTACACCTATGGAGCAGCCACTGGCCCCTCAGAGCAGTTATGTAGGAGAGGGGGCAGGCCTCAGCCCCAGTACCACTCTGGAGCAGATGGACTTCAGTGCTGTCATGTCATCACCGTGCGTCCCGAGTCTAACTCAGTCCGCGCACCACCCTTCGCCAAACCTCTTCCTCCAgacctccacacacacaaaccagccCTCCCAGCAGCAGACCAACGGCACCACTGAGGCACCACAGGAATCAGATGAAGCTAGGGCTTACATTAGCCTGCCGGCAGACACCCCGCTCACCAACGGAGACCACCATACACACCTGCACCCAACCAGCCAAGACCAGACCCTGTGTGGCAGGAATGGAAAAGGAGCATCAGTGGTCTCTTTCCCCCTGACGAGCCAGGACGCTAATGTTGGCCAGCCCGGCAGTGGGGTTCGTCAGGAGGTCAGTGGCAAAGTTGTTGAGAATGGAGGCGAGTTAATGCTCAAGTCTGGAGCTGCTCACGAGGCTTACGCCAGTGTGGACACTGAACACTACCTTCAACCTACAGATGGCCACGGAGTGGGGGATGAAGGGGGAGCGGGCTGTGGAACCGCAGGAGGAGGGGAAAACGAAATTCTTTGTAATGGCGTAAGCTTGCCAGGGGCCGGCGGCTCAGTGGTGGCCAGTCCTCAGTCAATAGGCGCTGGTGCAAGCATTGAAAGGGCACTCTACAATTCCTCTCTACCTCCACAAGGTGGAAGTGTATCCGCCACAGCGGCTGGAGCAGGAGCAGCCATCAGCCTGGAAGGCTTTGAGGCTtcatttggaagtcagttctcTGATCTCATCAATGATTTCATCTCAGTTGAAGGGTCTGCAGGTGGGGTAGGGGCTGCTGTCAACGGGGTCCTGATGCCTCAGGAGGGGGCAGTGGGAGAGGAGCAGGGCACGGGGGAAGGCCACCTGCAGGGTTCTGAAGTGGAGCAGGGAGCTCTGGGAATGCTCCAAGAGACCGGGAGGCTGTTTGGTGTGACAGACTACTCCCCAGAGTGGTCTTATCCTGAG GGTGGTGTGAAGGTGCTTATCACAGGCCCGTGGTTGGAGTCAAGCGCTGAGTACAGCTGCCTGTTTGACCACATCAGCGTccctgctgccctcatacagcCTGGTGTGCTACGCTGCTACTGTCCAG CCCACGACACGGGACTCGTCATGCTGCAGGTAGCTATGGGTGGCGAGGTCATCTCTTCTTCAGTGGTCTTTGAATACAAGGCGCGCGACCTTCCTGCCCTCCCATCCTCTCAGCATGACTGGCTGTCTTTGGACG ATACCCAGTTCAGGATGTCCATCTTGGAGCGCCTGGAGCAGATGGAACAGAGGATGGCCGATATAACCAATCAAAACCCCTGCTCAGAAACTATGGCAACCAAGAGTGAAGGTGCAGAGGGAGGGGGAACCGAACAGCAGTCTCAA ACCTCTCCCGACCACAGTTCATTTGAGGGTCGGGTTGTGGTTGTGTGTGAGAAGATGATGTCACAGCCGTGTTGGGCTTCCTCCAATCAGCTCGTCCACAGCAAGAACTCAAGAGGAATGACCTTATTGCATCTGGCTGCAGCTCAGGGCTACGCTGGGCTCATTCAGACTCTCATCCGCTGGCG CACCAAGCATGCAGACAGTATTGACCTCGAGCTGGAGGTGGATCCTCTAAATGTCGACCACTTCTCCTGCACACCACTG ATGTGGGCATGTGCTCTGGGTCATACTGATGCAGCACTGGTGCTTTACCAGTGGGACCCAAGAGCTTTGGCCATTCCCGATTCTCTGGGACGCTTGCCACTCAACATCGCCAGATCCCGGGGCCACACACGACTGGCCGAACTCTTGGAGCAGCTACAACAAAGTCCTCAAGCTCCAAGTCAGCCTGCTGACATATGGATGGACCGGTGGAGAGGAGGCTCTGAGCTCAGCAGAATAAACAACAGTCACTCCTCAAACCCAAATTCAG AACTGAGGAGAGCCAGGACTGAGAGCCAGCCCAACAACCAGACCTGGAACCAAACAGGACACAGAACTTCACAGACAACCCAGGGAGAGCAAGGGGGTCCACCCCCAGCTAAGAGACTCAAACCCACTCAGCAACAGCTCGCTAACTCAATCTCCAGCAACCTCAACTCCCTCCCGAACCACCACAGACCTACCACTCACGCTTCCCCTATATCAAGTCCTCAACAAACCCAACATCCCAACCTCAGCAATCGGAGTGCACCCCCTGCCAGCTACAGTCCGGACTGTCCTCAGCTCTCCAGCTCCTCCTTCCCCCACCTGCAGGCCAGGATAGGGGCATCTGGAGGGGGCACCAGGTGGAGCCTGAGACAGACTCTGGGGCAGCGTAGCCTCGCAAGGAGGATTCTAGGGAAGGAGCGACTGGCTGTTCACCTGCGCCACAGAGTCCTGTCTGACAGGGGGGAGGAGACAGAACTGCTGACCTATCAGGATAACACAGAGGACTTGCAG ATGGACATTTCAATGCTTGCTGATCACATCATGGAGACATCCACTGCTCGACTTAAACAGGAGGACATGGAGACTGAAATAGACTCCGGAAGGGTGGGCCTCAGCGCTGATGTCAAACTATTGTCTGGTTATCTTGCTGAGGTTGAAAG GTTCCTTAATGCCAAGCCCCAGACTCCCGGCCCAAAACCGAACTCTCACTCAGGGCCTGAGG CTATGAAAGTGGAACGGTTGAAAATGGACTCCTCCTTTCTTGCCATGACAGAAGCAGAGCAGAGAGAGCTGTGTGAGACCATCAGGAATGCTCTGCACTCCCTTAGAAAACACAAG GGTCCTATTCAGGAACAACGCAAAGAGATTGCAGCAGTGATTCAACGCTGCTATAAGAGATACAAGCAG TATGCACTTTATAAGAGGATGACCCTGGCAGCCATCCTGATCCAGAGTCGTTTCCGGAGTTTTCATGAGAAGAGGAAGTTCCAACAGAGTCGCAGAGCAGCGGTCCTCATACAGCAATACTATCGCTCCTATAGACACTCCCTCAG CAACCTTCTAACTAAAAAACAGAACCAGGCTGCACGCAAGATCCTGAGGTTCCTGCTTCGATGCCGCCACAG GGTCAGAGAGCAGAAAAAGGACAGGGGTCCTGAGAGCCCTCCACCAGGCCCCACCCACAGCCCACTAAGCCTGTGA